From the Chryseobacterium fluminis genome, the window TCAGGCCACCGGAAAATATAAAGATGCAGGCATTAAGATCCGTGAAATCCTTGAACAGGTAAAATTAATGGATGAGGTAGGAATAGATGTTTTTGCCATGGGCGAGCATCACCGTCCCGATTATGCGGTTTCCTCTCCGGAAATGGTGCTGGCCGCAGTAGCGGGAATTACAAAAAATATAAAGCTGGCCAGTGGCGTAACCGTATTAAGCTCATCTGAACCCGTGAAAGTATATGAAGATTTTTCGACATTGGATTTGATTTCCGATGGCCGCGCAGAGATTTTTGTGGGCCGGGGCAGTTTCATCGAGTCATTTCCTCTGTATGGATATTCGCTGGGTGATTACGAAGCGCTTTTTGATGAAAAATTAGAACTGTTGCTGAAAATAAACACTGAAGAAAATGTTTCATGGTCAGGAAAGCTTCGGGCACCCATGGAAAATCAGACGGTTTACCCAAGAGCAAAAAATGGAGGGAGATTACCTATCTGGAGAGCCGTGGGAGGTACTCCACAGTCGGTTCTAAATGCAGCGCAGTTGGGAATGCCTTTGGTGGTGGCTATCATCGGAGGAATGCCCGTTCAGTTTAAAAATTTAATTGAATTTTATAAACAGGAATACCAGAAAGCAGGGCATGACGTATCAAAAATGCAGATTGCTGTTCATTCCCATACATTTGTAAGCGATGATCCTAAAGTAATTGACGGATATTTCCATAACTACAAATCTCAGATGGACAGAGTAGGATCTTCGAGAGGCTGGGCACCTTACACCAAAGAGCAGTATGAAGGAGGAAGAAGTAAAGACGGAGCTTTGTTTATCGGAAGTCCGAAAGAAGTGGCCGATAAGATTGTCTACCTGAAAGAGATTTTTGGAATTACAAGATTTATCGGACATATGGATACTGGGGACCCTTCTCATGAATTGATGATGAAGTCCATAGAATTGTTCGGAAAAGAAGTGAAGCCGGCCATTCAGAATCTGTAAAAATAAATCGCCGCTGAAATCTCAGCGGCGATTCTTTTATACGTATGTAATAACTGAACATTGTCTTTATAATTACGTCACACTTTATATCAAAAATGCTAAGATTTCCCACAGATCAGGCCAGTCATGCTCATCTGTTACATCAAAATCTGCGTGATACAGCAAGATATCACTTCCAATTATCAGATAATATTAATAATGCTTCCACGTTCCTCATCCTTTATAATTTCCAGGGCTACAGGAATTTTTTCCTTAAGCTCTTCCACATGCGAAATAATTCCTACGATTCTGTTTTCTTTCTGAAGAGCATTCAGGGTTTCAAATACAATATTGACAGACTCAAGGTCCTGAGTTCCGAAACCTTCATCGATGAAAAAGAAATTTTTATCCGATAATGCATTCGCCTGAACACTTTCTGCCAAAGCAAGAGCCAGACTAAGAGAGACCTGAAAAGACTGCCCGCCGGACAAAGTTTTTATACTTCTGCTGCGCCCTTCATTCAGATAATCAATAATTTCAAAATCATTATTTTCATTCAGCTGCAAACTGAGTTGATTCCGGGTCATTCTGTGGAATCGTATATTAGCATGATCACACAACTGACGGAGATAAATAGATGAAACATACTGCACAAAACCAGCCGCCTTAAAAAGATTGGTCATTGTCTTTAAATTTTCTGCACGCTTTTGAAGTATACCTAAATTTTTAAGCAAATCTTCTTTTTTATGGTGTTCTTTTTCTAATCTTTCAATTTCCGAAGTAAGTTTTACAACAGTGTCGTTTAGTTGTTTTAATTGCGTTTCTGCCGCATTGACCTCATTCTGCTGAGTTTCAAACATCTCATTGTCAAAAGTGAAATGTTTCAGTTTTTCTTCCAGTTCGAGAATTCCGTTCTTTAAAGTTTCAAAATCGATTTTAAATTTTTGAATACGGTTTCTGGAATCTTCTACATTAAACTCCTGAATTAAAATCTTTTCGACCTCAGCAAGATCAGAAAAATTATTCTCAGATAATAGTGTACCGATCAATTCCATATTCGAAGAAATTTCCAGTTTCAGTTCTGAAATCTGCTTTTCCAGCTGACTTAATACCGTTTTTTCTTCTGCCAGCCTGGGAGAAACCTGTTTTTCTTTTTCAATTAATCCCTGATAATTTTTCTCAGTCTCAGAATTGGATCTTGATAATTTCTGATAAATTTCCTCAACTTCTTCTGTTGCTTTACCGGAATAATTTTCCCAGCTTACAATTTTCAGATTAGATTGATGGATATGAATCTGTTCTTCTTTTTTAGCTTCCTGGATTCTGAAAGTTTCAAGAGCCTTCTGATATTTTTCTAAATTTTCAAGTTCTTTGGATAAGGTGTTGCGTTCTTTAGTGATCGTCTGACTCAACTGCTCAATCTGCTTTTCCGTTTCCAGTGATGCTGCCCGTTTCTGGTTAAATTCAGCTTCTTTTTCAGTATTAAATTCTGTCCAGATAAAAGCCTTTAAATGACTTTCAATATCCTTCTGAATTCCGGAGATTATGTTCTGT encodes:
- a CDS encoding LLM class flavin-dependent oxidoreductase; this translates as MELGIGMFGDLSFDQATGKYKDAGIKIREILEQVKLMDEVGIDVFAMGEHHRPDYAVSSPEMVLAAVAGITKNIKLASGVTVLSSSEPVKVYEDFSTLDLISDGRAEIFVGRGSFIESFPLYGYSLGDYEALFDEKLELLLKINTEENVSWSGKLRAPMENQTVYPRAKNGGRLPIWRAVGGTPQSVLNAAQLGMPLVVAIIGGMPVQFKNLIEFYKQEYQKAGHDVSKMQIAVHSHTFVSDDPKVIDGYFHNYKSQMDRVGSSRGWAPYTKEQYEGGRSKDGALFIGSPKEVADKIVYLKEIFGITRFIGHMDTGDPSHELMMKSIELFGKEVKPAIQNL